The Piliocolobus tephrosceles isolate RC106 chromosome 10, ASM277652v3, whole genome shotgun sequence nucleotide sequence GTATAGTGCAGAGCGGGCGAGGGGCATAGGGAAGTCACTGGCACGTGGTACGTGTTGGCAGGGCTGCTTCTCATCCCAAACCAAGGAAGGGACAGGCAAGGAGGCTGAGAGCAGCGGCTTGCCCTGGAGCTGTCAGGTGGGAGCCAGAGGGCGGGAGAGGCTGTGGGCTGCCCAGGTCTGATCCCTGACCCACTTGCCGCCCGTGCCCTCAGTTCTTCCCCAATGGAGAGGCCATCTGTACAGGCTCGGATGATGCTTCCTGCCGCTTGTTTGACCTGCGGGCAGACCAGGAGCTGATCTGCTTCTCCCATGAGAGCATCATCTGCGGCATCACGTCCGTGGCCTTCTCCCTCAGTGGCCGCCTGCTATTCGCTGGCTACGACGACTTCAACTGCAACGTCTGGGACTCCATGAAGTCCGAGCGTGTGGGTAAGGGCCAGCCCTGGCTGCGGCTTCCTCAGCTGGAAGGACCCTCTCCAGCCCGCCCTCCTCATTCTGTACCCCCCATAGGCTCCCATTTCGGACTTACTGCTATCCTGGGTGACTCCACTCCTGGAATCCAGTACCCCTTGGCTCCCAACTAGGACTGTCTTCCCTCAGTGTTGCTCTAAGCAACCTCTTTCCACTGCCCAATGCCATGGCTGCTCCCTGCCCTAGGAGATCTGTGGGCCATGACTGTCCAGTCAGTTCTGGGTTCCTGGCATTTCAGGGGCACCCACTGAGAGGCAAGACAGCCTCAGGGAAATATGGAATCAAGGCAGAATCAAGGAGATCCGGAGCGGCCCGAGGGCCCTGACTCCTGCCTAGGGCTCGTCTAAGACTAGCCTGAAGTTGGTCAGACAGGATGGCTTCTTCTCTATCAAGAGGCCAGGTGCTGATGAAAGTAACACTGGCCAGGGGCAGAATCCAAATCCTAATTCTGTTGCTCACTCTGAGTGACCTTGCACAAGTCACTCCTccgtgggcctcagtttcttcatctggaaacaAAGAAATCAGATGAACGGTTGCCTTCTGCTTTCCAGCACCTGTCAAGGTGCCCTCGGGTTTCTTCACAGTACAcagatgcttccagcttttctctGTCTGATCCTAGCCCTCCCCCAACCAAAGCTCTTGAGAGAGAACCCCCTGCCCTACAGCTAATCCTCTTTCAGTCTCTCAGCCTTCTTCAGGGGTTGAGCCTAGCCTACCCAGTCTAGGTTCCCTGCATGCATGTGCTCAGGCACGCATGCAcaaacacacgtacacacacccacacgtgcacacacacgcacgcatgcacacatgccctcccccacacacatgcacacatgcacacactgctTTCCAAATCAGCTTGGAGACAGGCTGACTCCTTTCCCTCTTGCTCAGGCATCCTCTCTGGCCACGACAACAGGGTCAGCTGCCTGGGAGTCACAGCTGATGGGATGGCTGTGGCCACAGGTTCCTGGGACAGCTTCCTCAAAATCTGGAACTGAGGAGGCTGGAGAAAGGGAAGCGGAAGGCAATGAAGACACTCGGCAGCCCCTCCCCGACCCCATCTCATTCAGGTGTTCTCTTCTATATTCCAGGTGCCATTCCCACTAAGCTTTCTCCTTTGAGGGCGGTGGGGAGCACGGGGACCCTGCCTTTGGGAGGAAGCATCAGGGACACAGGGGCAAAGAACTGCCCCATCTCCTCCCATGGCCTTCCCTCCCCACAGTCCTCACAGCCTCTCCCTTAATGAGCAAGGACAACCAGCCCCTCGCCAGCCCTTTGCAGGCCCAGCAGACTTCAGTCTGAGGCCCCAGGCCCTAGGATTCCTCCCCCGGAGCCACGACCTTTGTCCAGGCCTGGGTGGTGTAGGCGTTTGGCCCTGTGACTATGGCTCTGGCACCACTAGAGTCCTGGTCCTCTTCTTCTTTACGCTTTCtcctttttctacctttttatcTCTCCTAAGACAACTGCAATAAAGTGTAGCACCCTGGTACATCTGTGATGTTTGCCTTCCACTCCCTTCTGTTCCAAAAAGACCCAGGTCCCATTTAAAGGCAGTAATGTGTTACAGGTGCTGTGATAAAGGCTAGGTACTGGACAGCTTGTGGGCTCACGGGAGGAGGCCTGAGATGGGTCGGGGGAGAAGGTATTCAGCAGGTGGCTGGGGGACTGTGTGTGCAGCAGTTTGCTATGGCCTGCCTGTGGTGCCCGTGTGTTTGCACGAGAGGGTTAGATTGAGAAGGAATCAGATTATAAAAGGTCTTGAATGCCAAGCCAGAGAGTCCAGACGTTTTCCTAAGGGCAATGGGAAGCCATTCAGGAGCTCTGAGCGGAGCAGTAACACGGTCAGTTACGCTTCTCAGAAAGATTGCTCCAGATCTTTCGGAAAGAAGCAGTGTAGGCTgatgaaagggagggagggagagactggCACTAGGGAAACAAGATAAGAGGCAGGCGGCAAGAAATGCAAGAGCGACAGGACAGAGGGGTTAGGGAGAGGGATTAGGAAGAGATTAAAGACGTGGAATCAGCTggaacagtggttcatgcctgtaatcccagagcctTGGAAGGCtggcaggaggatctcctgaggcctggaatttgagaccagtctgagcaccATAGTgtgaccctgtatctacaaaaaaaattaaaaattacctgggcaggctgggcatggtggctcatgcctgtcatcccagcacttcaggaggctgaggcaggcagatcactcgagccTAGTTgcttaaaaccagcctgggcaatatggtaagacctcatctctataaaaaaaaatacaaaattagccaggcctggtggctcatgcctgttatcccagctactcgagagactgagacaggaggatcgcttgagctcaggaggttgaggctgcagtgagctgtgattgtgccactgcactccagcctgggtgacagagcaagacccggcctctaaaaaaacaagcaaacaaacaaaatgtggaatCACCAGGATTTAGTGACCAAATGCTAGGATATAGGATATTGGGAGGGAAGGATTTGAGATAATGGCCAAGGTTTGAGTTTGGTGGCTGGGTAGATAATGCTGTCATTCACAAGGATAGGGAAGAGGGAATGAGGAATAGCTTTTGGGGGAAGATCATGAATTCAGTTTTAGACAAACTGACTTTGAAGTACTTATAGGGCAGCTGGATAAAGGTCAGGATTAGAGAGAGAGACCTGGAAGTTACCAGAATATAGGGAAGTGATAGCTAAAGCCCTAGAAGTAAACACCTAGGGAGAGCAGGAGGAAAGGGCCAAGGACAGAGCCACGGGGAGGCCATGGTTTAAGGGAGATGTGCAAAGGGAGCATCAGTGGGCTCAGGCCAGGGAACACAAGGTCTCTAGGCTGCCATTCTACACACAGAACACTCGGTGCCAGGGTTACATATAcctttttaaagtaacatttaaaatcaCTTCCTTTaatagaaaagaaacacacaagaCACAAAGAAAGCCCAATAAAGCTCCGAGTCCCAGTTTGGTAGTTGAGGAGGAGTCTAAGAAAACAAGCCTTTCCTCAGTATCCCTGGGAAAGAAGGGGTGAGAGGACACAGATGCCACCAGGCCCTGGGTGACTGCATTGCTGGGGCCATGCAAGGCCTAGCTCTCCACCAAGGGAAAGTGCTGATTTTCCTTGTCATGGTCCTGGCCTTGTTCCCATGTTCGTCCTCCAGTTTTCAGAGGTCGTCCAGTTCCAAGAATGGCTCCTTCCTTTAGTTCACTAACATTTTCACTTAGGGGTGAAGGCCGCTTACCCTGAAAATGGCAGTATATGAGTTGGGGGGTTGCTGTTCAGGAGAGGGAAGATCTGGGTAAAAGGGTCTCCCACCCTCTACGTTGGATATCCTAGTAACGGCTTTCACCTTCTCTTCCTTTACCTGTCGTAGTGTCAGGGTGCCAGGGGAGTTGTCATCCTGCAGGATGGTGAGGGGGGATCTCCCTAGTACCTTGCTGCTGTTTGGTTTCCATCTATTGCGCATAGAACCTGGGGTGGGTAAGGAGTTAAAGCAAGGACCTAAAACTAGGACTCACAGTTTATTCCTCCCACACTAACCCATGGACCTTATCCCAAAACATCATCCTAGCTTATCTTCCCTACATCTTGCCTTTAGATTCTGTACCTGAAGATCTGGGAGTCTCAGGGTCCCTTGAGGGCTTGTCGGAGCTCTGGCTGGCCACAGGGCTTTCTGTGGGCTGTCTTGCTTCCTCCTTGGAAAACACCTGTTTGGAGGGGAACTCAGTCTGGTTCCAAGGTGGCATCTGTTCCTCAGCAGATAACTGGGTACCCAGAGGCAAGTCCAATTCAGAAGATAAAGGTGCCTCCGGGGGCAGAACAGGCTCTGGGGGAAGATTTGATTTAGAGTCTTCAGTTTCAAATACTTCACTCAGCTGTTTCACCAGTGGGCTTGGGGGGTCTAGAGGAAGAAAGTGAAGTGAACAGTGACCTTCTGATACGCAACATTCAGCAAGGAGCAAAAGATACAGGAACCTTAGGATTCATGCCCAGGTGGGTGAGCAAGTGGGAAGAGAGAAATCAAGGAAATCAAGGTGAAAGGgagcaatttttcttttcttttcttttgagatggggcttgctctgtcccccaggctggagtgcagtggcatgatcacagttcactgcagccttgacctcgtgggctcaagaaatcctcccacctcagcctcctgagtagctgggatcacaggcccatgccaccatgcttttgtgtgtgtgtgtgtgtgtgtgtgtgtgcattttttgtagagatggggttttgccatgctgcctaggctggtcttgaactcctgggctcaagcgatctgaccaccctggccttccaaagtgctgggattacaggcataagccaccgcacccaggctgGAACAAAACATTGAGATAAGAGTGAGATGGGTCCGAAGCAGGAGGATGGAGGACCCTTTAAAGATCCCTGAGAGAATGGCTTCATGGACCCTACCCAAGAATAATAGATGACAGTTTCATCAGCATTTCCTGGGCCCAACACTTACCTCCACTGCTGGTCTTCATAGGTGTCCGAGCAATACCAAGAGTGGGAGAGCGGGGATCTGAGTCCTGGGCATGTTTAAGACCCTCCAGTTGCTCCCCTGCTGGTAGGCCTGGCTGTGGAGAGCTCTCCACCTGTCAAGACCATAGGCTAGAACAAGTCTGGGCCCTgactcttctctcctctcctccccataTTTCAGGAAGGAATTGCCAAGGCCCTCAGATATCCAGTCTACCCCACACAGATTGAGAATGCAGAAAATAAAGCCAGGATAAGGGTGGAGACATGAGGGCTCTCTCAAAATCAGGTTAGGAAGAGGCCCAAGAATTCAGACATTCTCCGCCTTTCCCACTCTGGCCCAGAGTACCTGGATGGGAGTGCGCAGGATGCCGGCACTAGGTGAACGGGGGTCCGCCACTCGAGCCAGATGCTTGTTGTGCGGCGGAGGCCGCGCTGGTGTGACTGGGACGCTCTTGGCTGAGCCCATCTCAACCAGGAGTTGCAGGGTGGGGGCAAGGGCCAGCCCGGGAAGAGGAAGGAATGCCTGTGAGAAGTGACTGTGGTCTCAGCCCTTATCCCGTCCACGTCGGACCCTCAACCCTAAACCACCCTATGTTCCCAGTTTCCAGTGAAGAAACTTCCTGGCTGGGGACCAGAGGCCTCTGCGGAGTTAATGACTGCTGCAGCTGACAAAATGGCTCATTCTGGGCCTGCCGAGCCCGCTAACttgtttattaaattattcaAATCACTTACCGGGCTCCAATTCCACCTCTGGGTGCACAACAGCTCGTGGCTCAACTCCCGAAGTTACCAGTTTCAAACTTCCCGCCACGCCCCCTGCCCTGACCCTATTGGCTGAGCCGGCGTAGATCCATAGGCCCTCCACGTAAGACCCGCCTCGAGCCAAAGGAAGCTGTTGGTCTGGGAGAACGTCTATCATGGTGACTGTAGGGGGGTCAATGGACTGATGCTAGGCTTGCCCAGAGGTGACGCCTCCTTGATAAGGGTACTTCTGTTCAGTATCGGCCTGCGAGCCGTCCGTGGTAGACTGAGGAGTGCCAGTCTTCGCTTTCGAGACGTCTAGTCTCAAGAAcgaattattttattaaacaaaatagaattatGAGTGATTACACTATTATACGCACATCCAGCTGGAGTGGTGGTTTTCCTGAGGCGAGCGATAGTAGCCTTATTGGTTGACAGCTTTATCAATCACTCGACACCACCCCCTCAAGCTCCGCCTCACTGGATACCCCCTTTTCAAATAGCAAGACAACTGCCCCTCGACTTTCGGACGGGACAGGTCCCCAGGAAACTTTCTGGAAGTGAGAGATTTAAAACAACCGTCAGTTCCTGCTCTTCAATAGAAGGCACGCAAAGCGACCCTAAACGTCCCGGAGCCGGAGCAGCTGCAACTTCGGAGCCCACCCAGCGGCTCTACGTGCGCTCCCGCCCTGGAGGAGTGGGATTGGTTCTTTCAACCATCAATTGCCTTAGGAGCGCTTCTCATTGGCGTCGGTCAAGCGCGGGGCAGGGGCGGAGCACCGGCAGGGAGGCTGTGTCCAACTGCCATTCTCGCGCGTCGTCCCCGCGGCGCATGCCCCTAACGAGTGGCGCTCATTGGACGGCAGGGACAGGGGAGGAGACTAGGAACGGTGGGAGCGGCGGTGTGTGGAGAAGCCGCTGCCGGTGTCATGGCGGAGCTGAGTGAGGAGGCGCTGCTGTCAGTATTACCGACGATCCGGGTCCCTAAGGCTGGAGACCGGGTCCACAAAGACGAGTGTGCCTTCTCCTTCGACACGCCGGTAAGCCCATTCCCCACGCCCGCAACGAGCACGACTGCCTTCCATCGCCCTGGTCATTCCGCCGGGGCCTGCAAGGCTTGGGCTACCGCCTCCCTGCGATGCACCATGGGACTTGTAGTCTCCCACGCTCCACTCTGCCGTTGCCTTTCATTAACTGCGGCTGTCTTGTGACTACCGCCCCCGGAAGCCGCCGCGCTCACCTCGTCAGCTCCCCGCCTCGTGGAGCACTGTGGGCATTGTAGTCGCTCACTGCCCTCGTTGCCGTTCTAAGCTAGGGGCGCAGCCAGACCGTCGGACTACATCCCCCAGGTGGACCCTTCAGAAAACCTGGCAGTCGGCCTTGTCTGCCGCGCACGGCTCTCCGGGTTTTGTAGTCTCGTGTGGGAGTGATGGGGGCGACTCCCCACTGTTCTCGGCCGGGGTTGGAGTTGTGGGGTGGGGACCGCAGTTCCTAGGCGGTTAATAGTCGGGGAATGGGCTCTCAAGAAGGAGTCCGGCTCTGAGAAAGGAAGAGCTAGAGAGCCTTCACCCTGTGGTTAAAACGGacagggggcggggaggggaggaaagaggagaggaaagctCTAGTCGTTTCTCCTTTGAAGTGAGCAATGGCCGCAGCCCCCACCCTTCCCCCGCCCCCCAGCCTATCACAGACAGCTGAGATAACCCCTTTTAAAGTATTCCTAGAGTGGTGGTTTCTTTCTTGGAGGATGCTAAGGCCTCTTTCCCATCCCGCTCCCACTCTTGGCTAGTTACACAAAGCCACCTCCCACACCATGCTTCACGTTTTGCAGGCTCCACCTGGTACCTCCCTTCCTGCAGTTCTGCCTTCCTGTGTCACCCTCAAGCGGAGGCCCTTTGGGGCCTGAACTGAGAAGGCAGCAGCTTGGTTGGGATCCGCCCCCCTCACCACCCCTCCCCTCAAGCTGCTGGGCCCTGCCCAGGGTATTCTGCCAGACCAGCTCATGGCCTGAAAACTGCAAGTCAGAGTGGAAAGCCTTCATTACTGCATCACCAGTACTGAGTAGAATGGCATGATGTGAGGCCCAGTTCAGGATCATCACTGTGATTTGTGGTTTGCTTGGTTAACTAGGCTTTGATCTGGGCCTCAGACAATGTGCTGCTTCTCTGAGGTGTGGCTTTGGCAGAGGTAAAAGAGGACTGTGCAGAGCAGAGCTCCAGGATTCCCAATCCTTGGTGAAATCAGCATCTTTAACTTCCAACAGAGGAGTTTAATCACTTCAGAGCTCCCACAGTCTTCCCAGGAgggaaaggttttttttaaattaccagcAGATGGTAGAAGTCAGTGGGCCCCTCTTTACACTTACATTCACTCCTGTCTCTCTCCTTAGTAATGGCTTTGAATAATCCAAAAAGGGTTTTTGTAATCTTCTGACACTTTCCCTCTTTCACCCCAAGTCAAGAGATTTTCAATGTGCCCTAGTTCTTTGCTAACCAACTTCCAGCATATTTGGTTACCTTCAAATTGGGTTCATGGTAGAAAGAGCTTAGTTGACCTCCCTGGTGAGAAATGCTCTATTTGTTCATGAACTTGCAGTACACACTGTTCTAGGAGGTGGTCCAGAGCAATCTATGGGACCGAGAACTACCTTAGTGCACTATTTTTCATATCACAGCAGAGAAATGTTCAAGGCCACTGAGACTTTTATTCCTGGAAGAGGATGCCTGTTGTTGCTCAAAGCCTTGGGTCTGAGGGAAGACCCTTATTTTCCCCAATTTCCTTCTCCACTTTCTCCATCACTCTCTACAAAGGCACTGGAAAACTTGGTCAGCTTTGGGGGAAGCCCATCCCCTTCTCAGCTGTGTTTCTGGGTGGACACCCATTTGTCCCTGTTTTCATGGTTATGTGCATTCTAGCTATGTCAGCAAGTGTTGCGAGATTGTTGTCACAAGGGGATGGCTTTGAGATTGGTGATTGTTGGGACTTCAGCAGGGATCTTATTGGTCagaggggaggcagaggagagagggtGGTGGCTTTAGAATGCTGCACTTCATGACCCTGCCAGACGGGGTGCAGGTTCAGCTGTGAGTCCCTGACAAGTCATTGTTTCCCTGGAGCCACACTTcagcaggagaggagggagaagactCAGTGTGGACCAGGGTTTGACTCCCTGCTAGAGTGTGGTAAAGGAAAGGTGTTTTTGGCTGGATGTTTAGCCTCAccgttgtaatcccagcactctgggaagccagggTGGAAGAATT carries:
- the CDCA3 gene encoding cell division cycle-associated protein 3 isoform X2, whose amino-acid sequence is MIDVLPDQQLPLARGGSYVEGLWIYAGSANRVRAGGVAGSLKLVTSGVEPRAVVHPEVELEPAKSVPVTPARPPPHNKHLARVADPRSPSAGILRTPIQVESSPQPGLPAGEQLEGLKHAQDSDPRSPTLGIARTPMKTSSGDPPSPLVKQLSEVFETEDSKSNLPPEPVLPPEAPLSSELDLPLGTQLSAEEQMPPWNQTEFPSKQVFSKEEARQPTESPVASQSSDKPSRDPETPRSSGSMRNRWKPNSSKVLGRSPLTILQDDNSPGTLTLRQGKRPSPLSENVSELKEGAILGTGRPLKTGGRTWEQGQDHDKENQHFPLVES
- the CDCA3 gene encoding cell division cycle-associated protein 3 isoform X5, whose translation is MGSAKSVPVTPARPPPHNKHLARVADPRSPSAGILRTPIQVESSPQPGLPAGEQLEGLKHAQDSDPRSPTLGIARTPMKTSSGDPPSPLVKQLSEVFETEDSKSNLPPEPVLPPEAPLSSELDLPLGTQLSAEEQMPPWNQTEFPSKQVFSKEEARQPTESPVASQSSDKPSRDPETPRSSGSMRNRWKPNSSKVLGRSPLTILQDDNSPGTLTLRQGKRPSPLSENVSELKEGAILGTGRPLKTGGRTWEQGQDHDKENQHFPLVES
- the CDCA3 gene encoding cell division cycle-associated protein 3 isoform X6, with amino-acid sequence MGSAKSVPVTPARPPPHNKHLARVADPRSPSAGILRTPIQVESSPQPGLPAGEQLEGLKHAQDSDPRSPTLGIARTPMKTSSGEPVLPPEAPLSSELDLPLGTQLSAEEQMPPWNQTEFPSKQVFSKEEARQPTESPVASQSSDKPSRDPETPRSSGSMRNRWKPNSSKVLGRSPLTILQDDNSPGTLTLRQGKRPSPLSENVSELKEGAILGTGRPLKTGGRTWEQGQDHDKENQHFPLVES
- the CDCA3 gene encoding cell division cycle-associated protein 3 isoform X7, whose translation is MIDVLPDQQLPLARGGSYVEGLWIYAGSANRVRAGGVAGSLKLVTSGVEPRAVVHPEVELEPAKSVPVTPARPPPHNKHLARVADPRSPSAGILRTPIQVESSPQPGLPAGEQLEGLKHAQDSDPRSPTLGIARTPMKTSSGDPPSPLVKQLSEVFETEDSKSNLPPEPVLPPEAPLSSELDLPLGTQLSAEEQMPPWNQTEFPSKQVFSKEEARQPTESPVASQSSDKPSRDPETPRSSG
- the CDCA3 gene encoding cell division cycle-associated protein 3 isoform X8 translates to MGSAKSVPVTPARPPPHNKHLARVADPRSPSAGILRTPIQVESSPQPGLPAGEQLEGLKHAQDSDPRSPTLGIARTPMKTSSGDPPSPLVKQLSEVFETEDSKSNLPPEPVLPPEAPLSSELDLPLGTQLSAEEQMPPWNQTEFPSKQVFSKEEARQPTESPVASQSSDKPSRDPETPRSSG
- the CDCA3 gene encoding cell division cycle-associated protein 3 isoform X3, with product MIDVLPDQQLPLARGGSYVEGLWIYAGSANRVRAGGVAGSLKLVTSGVEPRAVVHPEVELEPAKSVPVTPARPPPHNKHLARVADPRSPSAGILRTPIQVESSPQPGLPAGEQLEGLKHAQDSDPRSPTLGIARTPMKTSSGEPVLPPEAPLSSELDLPLGTQLSAEEQMPPWNQTEFPSKQVFSKEEARQPTESPVASQSSDKPSRDPETPRSSGSMRNRWKPNSSKVLGRSPLTILQDDNSPGTLTLRQVKEEKGKRPSPLSENVSELKEGAILGTGRPLKTGGRTWEQGQDHDKENQHFPLVES
- the CDCA3 gene encoding cell division cycle-associated protein 3 isoform X1; protein product: MIDVLPDQQLPLARGGSYVEGLWIYAGSANRVRAGGVAGSLKLVTSGVEPRAVVHPEVELEPAKSVPVTPARPPPHNKHLARVADPRSPSAGILRTPIQVESSPQPGLPAGEQLEGLKHAQDSDPRSPTLGIARTPMKTSSGDPPSPLVKQLSEVFETEDSKSNLPPEPVLPPEAPLSSELDLPLGTQLSAEEQMPPWNQTEFPSKQVFSKEEARQPTESPVASQSSDKPSRDPETPRSSGSMRNRWKPNSSKVLGRSPLTILQDDNSPGTLTLRQVKEEKGKRPSPLSENVSELKEGAILGTGRPLKTGGRTWEQGQDHDKENQHFPLVES
- the CDCA3 gene encoding cell division cycle-associated protein 3 isoform X4; the encoded protein is MGSAKSVPVTPARPPPHNKHLARVADPRSPSAGILRTPIQVESSPQPGLPAGEQLEGLKHAQDSDPRSPTLGIARTPMKTSSGDPPSPLVKQLSEVFETEDSKSNLPPEPVLPPEAPLSSELDLPLGTQLSAEEQMPPWNQTEFPSKQVFSKEEARQPTESPVASQSSDKPSRDPETPRSSGSMRNRWKPNSSKVLGRSPLTILQDDNSPGTLTLRQVKEEKGKRPSPLSENVSELKEGAILGTGRPLKTGGRTWEQGQDHDKENQHFPLVES